Sequence from the Catenuloplanes indicus genome:
CCGCGCGGGAGTCGGCGAGCCGTCGGATCAGCGTCAGCGGAGAGGTACGGGTCACAACGCCGTACAGGCTAGCCGTTCCCCGCCTTGTAGCCCACGCCGCGGACGGTCAAGATGATCTCGGGCCGCTCCGGGTCCGGCTCGATCTTGGCGCGCAGCCGCTGGACGTGCACGTTCACCAGGCGCGTATCGGCCGCGTGCCGGTAACCCCAGACCTGCTCCAGCAGCACCTCGCGGGTGAAGACCTGGCGCGGCTTGCGGGCCAGCGCGACCAGCAGGTCGAACTCCAGCGGCGTGAGCTTGACCTCCTCGCCGTCCCGGCTGACCGTGTGCGCGGGCACGTCGATCGTGATCTGGTTCGTCGGCGGGCCGATCGTCAGCAGCTCCGGCGCCGCGTCCTCGCCCCGGCGCAGCCGCGCCCGCATGCGCGCGACCAGCTCCTTCGGCTTGAACGGCTTCACCACGTAGTCGTCGGCGCCGGACTCCAGGCCGAGGACCACGTCAACGGTGTCGCTCTTCGCGGTCAGCATCACGATCGGCAGGCCGGACTCGGACCGGATCGACCGGCACACGTCGATCCCGCTCATGCCGGGCAGCATCAGGTCGAGCAGGACGATGTCCGGCCTGCTCTCGCGGAACGCGGCGAGCGCACGCTCACCGTCGGACACGAACGACGGAAGGAATCCCTCGCTGCGCAGAACGATGCCGAGCATCTCCGCCAACGCTGGATCGTCGTCGACCACCAGGACCCGGGCTCTCATGGCGTCCAATATCGCACTTCCGCTCCAGGAAGCGCGTGACGCCCGCCGTCGGTTCCTGTCGGCCGCGCGTACCGAATCAGGCGATCTAAGGATTTTTCAGGCCTTTTTCCGTGGACATGGGCACCCGGCGCCCGGGCGTGTGCGGGCGTGCCAGGATTGCCCCAGCATTCCCCGCCCCAGGGAGCCCTCGGTTTGGATCACGCCGGCCCGTCCGCCGCGCTTCCGCAGCGTCCACTCACCGTCGGTGAGCTGCTGGACGCCGCGGTCGGCGTGCTGCGCGACAACGCCCGCGCGCTGCTGCCGGCCGGCCTGCTGCTGGCCGCGACGGAGCAGGTCGCGCTCGCGCCGGTCCGCGCCTGGGCCGGCGCGCGGCCGCCCACGTACGTACCGCAGTGGGAAGATCTTGATCGGTTC
This genomic interval carries:
- the mtrA gene encoding MtrAB system response regulator MtrA → MRARVLVVDDDPALAEMLGIVLRSEGFLPSFVSDGERALAAFRESRPDIVLLDLMLPGMSGIDVCRSIRSESGLPIVMLTAKSDTVDVVLGLESGADDYVVKPFKPKELVARMRARLRRGEDAAPELLTIGPPTNQITIDVPAHTVSRDGEEVKLTPLEFDLLVALARKPRQVFTREVLLEQVWGYRHAADTRLVNVHVQRLRAKIEPDPERPEIILTVRGVGYKAGNG